ATCGCCCATTTGCCCAGCTCGACCACCAGCTTGCGCAACTGCTCACGCACGCCGGGCACGTTGCGGAAGATCATGCCGCTCGCAGCGGGCAGCGCCGACTTCGGCGTCTGCGTCGTGACGATTGCATCGTAACCCTGCGCGACATCCTGCAGCGCGTGCGGATCGAACACGACGGAAAACGGGTCGAGCACGAGCAGCAACGCGTCCGGCTCCATCGCGACGAGCTGCGCGGCGATCACGTGGTACTTGTGCAGAATCGGCTGGCGCTCGCCATACACGTGCATGCCGTCGACCGTCACATGCCGGTAGCCGTGCAGTTGCGCATAGCGCGCGTGGTTGTCGACAAGTCCGTCGACAGGCCGATGAGAAAGGACCGTCAGAACTGAATGCGGGCTGGCCAAGCGCATTACCCCAAGTCACATCGAACGATAGGCGATATGTAACCCACTATCGCCGCTCAAGTCGAGTACTCATCGCGTGACCGGCCGCCTCGTCCGGCGGGCGGACGCGATCCGGCCGCATCGTGTGCCCGGTGCGTGACAGGCCCGAAAAAGAAAAAGCCCCGCAAGTCCGAGAACTTGCGGGGCTTTGTCACCGCTTTTGGCGGAGACGGAGGCCGCCAAATCAGTATCCAACGGCATCCACACCAATCCAAATACTATCCAATAAATCAAACACTTGCATCGCCAAATAGTTCAATTTACGCTTATGACATCCAATGCCTTCCAACGCTTAACGATGGGCCCACTGATGGGCCAGAACCGATGCTAACCGACAAGCAAGCCAAAACACTCAAGCCAACCGACAAACCGGTCTTCGACGGAAAAGTAACCGGACTACTCCTCTCTCCAACGAAGTCGGGCTGCAAATGGATCTTACGTTTCACCAGCCCCGTGACCCGCAAGCGTCGGGACGCTGGGCTCGGCACCTACCCAGAAATCTCGATCGCTGAGGCTCGGGACAAAGCGCTTGCCATGCGCAAGCTCATCGATAACGGAGAAGATCCGATCGACCAGCGAAACCGAGATCGGGAAGTAGCTGCTGTCGCCGCCGCGGCTCTTACGTTCGAAAAGGCCGCACGCCAAGTTCACGAAGAACTGAAACCTGGCTGGAAGAATGAGAAGCACGCCGCGCAATGGATCAGCACGCTCGAAACCTACGTCTTCCCCAAGCTCGGCAATCGCAAGCTCGACGCGATTAGTCCCGGCGACTGCGCAGACGTCCTGCGCCCGATCTGGCTGACGAAGGCTGAGACAGCCAGTCGCACACGCCAACGCATGCATGCGGTCATGCAGTGGGCTTGGGCGCATGGTCATATCGCAGCAAACCCCGTCGCCGTCGTCGACCACATCCTCCCAAAACAGTCGACCAAAGCGGAACACCAACCGGCCATGCCCTGGCGCCTAGTCCCCAAATTCGTCGCGCACCATCTTGCAAAACACGAGCCTACGGATAGCACTCGTGCAGCCTTGCTGTTCCTGATACTCACCGCGACCCGAAGCGGCGAAGTTCGCGGCGCGACATGGGATGAATTCGACATATTTGGACATGTTTGGATCATCCCCGCTGCACGCATGAAAGCAAAGGAACCGCATCGCGTCCCGCTGTCTGAGAAGGCGCTGAAACTCATCAAGACTCTCCGACAGCACCAACTACACGAAACACTTGTCTTTCCGTCCCCGCGCGAAAAATTACTGAGCGACATGGCTCTAACCGCTCTTCTCCGCCGCGTTAAAGCCGAGAGTGATACATCCGGCCGCGTAGCAACTGCCCACGGGTTCCGTTCCAGTTTTCGGGATTGGGCCAGCGAACATGGCTACGCCCGCGATCTTGCCGAACGTGCGCTGGCTCACACCGTAAAGAATCAAGTCGAGGCCGCTTACCACCGTACCGATCTACTAGAACAGAGACGCCCCCTGATGGAGGCATGGGCCGAGCACGTCATATCAGCGGGTTAAAGAGGTAATGCCTCCTCCACGGGACAAAATACTTCGCTGCGGTGCAGCCCGGCCAGCCGGCGAGTCAGTCAGTAGGGGCTCGTGTCGCATCAACATAGCGGTCAAGGAAAGAGAAATCACTCACAACCGCATCGCTGAACCAAAACTTGCGCTCCTCGGTCCTGCTGCCGCTCCCCCAACCTGAGCCGTGGAGCGACGACGCCAGGGCTGCCCGAGCAAATCCGGCCATCTTCTGCAGCTTTGGACCGGATTGGGTCACAAATCCTAATGGCACGTTATACCTGTCGGCACCCGGCACCGCCCATTGGTACGTTGCTGCGCCGTAGATGCCAGGGATGAGCAAGACCTCGAAGCACTCTTGCTTCGGTTGGTATGGACTCAGGAACACGCGGTTGAAACCTGCGTCAAGCAGATGGCGTGCGCGCTTAACGAGGCGATCCCTGTTCTCGTTCTGGTGGCAGGGGGCAATGGCGACGACCTCCAACGGTGAACCCAAACCCTCCTTGAGGGCGCCTCGGATGCCGTTGACTAGGTCTAGGACCAAGCTCGTGCGCCCCCATAATTCGGAGTCTGGAATCACCCAGAAGATAGCCGTCGGCAATTCTTCGTTAGCCGACCTCTTTGTTACAGCGAGCGCCTTGGACAGTCCGATTAAAAGACGAGACCGGCACTTGGGCATGTAGAGGGCACCAAGGACCGCTTGGCTCTTGCTGGAGTCGTACACCTCGCCGTTTGCCTGTCCATGCACTTCGTGGATGTATCGTCCAAAGTCAATTGCGGGGTCCTTGCGCAGCCCGATCCGTCCATCGCGATTAACAAATGCAGTCTTCTCCTCAACGGCCGATTGCGCCAGCATATAGCGAGCGAGCAGCTCATCGTCGAAGCGTTCGATAAAGGTGCGCAGGTGGTCGGTGTGGGTCGAGAGCGTTGCGATCCGGTCGGCGGTAAGGGTCCGCACCAGAGAGCGCAGCGACTCGGGCAAGAGTTCGAGCTGCGCGTCGATTTCGAATTCGACGTTACCCTCGACGTCCACTTCGAAGTGCACCGGAAGCGGAACACTGAACGGGCGCCCGGCGCGGATCTCGTCCACCTTATAACAAGCGTAAGCACGCCGGTTTTCATCTTCCAGTTCAAAGCGTTCAATGTCGAGGAAGTGTTTGTGAAACGCTGCTTCTGCACGATCAATGGTATTGCCCGCAGCGGAATCGTCCGCGCTCCACTTCAGTTCTAGAGCGTTGTCCCAGTAGCTCCCCGACAGTGCCTTGGGCAGTGGCGTATAGCTCAACAACTCGAAAACGGGGCGGCTTTGCCGCTCAGCGATCTTCGTGAAGCGCGGCAGTCCGTCTGATGACGCCGTGAAGCGTGACTCGGCATACGAAGTCAGCGAGATACGACCGTTCGCCTCGCCGACGAGACCTTCCTCCCTCAGGAGTTCAAGCAGATCCCTCAATTCGCTTGCAGACAGGCCAAAGTACTCCCGAAGTGCGCCGACCTCTAGAGGACCGCTCAGGTGCAGCAAGCGCACCGCAAAGTCCGTCATGACAGGAACTTGACGGTCGATG
This region of Burkholderia contaminans genomic DNA includes:
- a CDS encoding tyrosine-type recombinase/integrase; protein product: MLTDKQAKTLKPTDKPVFDGKVTGLLLSPTKSGCKWILRFTSPVTRKRRDAGLGTYPEISIAEARDKALAMRKLIDNGEDPIDQRNRDREVAAVAAAALTFEKAARQVHEELKPGWKNEKHAAQWISTLETYVFPKLGNRKLDAISPGDCADVLRPIWLTKAETASRTRQRMHAVMQWAWAHGHIAANPVAVVDHILPKQSTKAEHQPAMPWRLVPKFVAHHLAKHEPTDSTRAALLFLILTATRSGEVRGATWDEFDIFGHVWIIPAARMKAKEPHRVPLSEKALKLIKTLRQHQLHETLVFPSPREKLLSDMALTALLRRVKAESDTSGRVATAHGFRSSFRDWASEHGYARDLAERALAHTVKNQVEAAYHRTDLLEQRRPLMEAWAEHVISAG